Proteins from a single region of bacterium:
- a CDS encoding glucose-6-phosphate isomerase (catalyzes the formation of D-fructose 6-phosphate from D-glucose 6-phosphate), whose amino-acid sequence LGKQDGGSTPIKALGATDQHSQVQLYMEGPRDKVFTFLGVEKFSADDSATRISEADGAYEYLNGKDMGEILRAEQAATTRALASQGRPSLTVAFPAVDARHMGEFFMLYETATAIAGALYGVNPFDQPGVELGKKLTREILGKE is encoded by the coding sequence GCCTTGGCAAACAGGACGGCGGCTCCACGCCGATAAAGGCGCTGGGCGCGACGGATCAGCACTCGCAGGTCCAGCTCTACATGGAAGGGCCCAGGGACAAGGTCTTCACCTTCCTGGGGGTGGAGAAATTCTCTGCCGACGATTCGGCCACGCGCATCTCGGAGGCCGACGGCGCATACGAGTATTTGAACGGCAAGGACATGGGAGAAATCCTGCGCGCCGAGCAGGCGGCGACCACGCGCGCACTGGCGAGCCAGGGCCGGCCGAGCCTCACGGTCGCCTTCCCCGCGGTGGACGCGCGCCACATGGGCGAGTTCTTCATGCTCTACGAGACGGCCACCGCGATCGCGGGCGCGCTCTACGGCGTGAACCCGTTCGACCAGCCCGGTGTCGAGCTCGGGAAAAAGCTGACCAGGGAGATACTTGGAAAAGAATGA